One window from the genome of Antechinus flavipes isolate AdamAnt ecotype Samford, QLD, Australia chromosome X, AdamAnt_v2, whole genome shotgun sequence encodes:
- the GDPD2 gene encoding glycerophosphoinositol inositolphosphodiesterase GDPD2 — MAESGCFSLWARCLLSLYSCYWRKHAKEKMPTSKGDCFWFGVLAVAFLFSLGWLYIGLVLLNDLHNFNEFLFRHWGHWLDWSLVLLPVASVLVTYSTLLLLLALFLHLCGQPLHLHWLHKGLLSLTVLLVAAALVGLEIKWQEEWKSLRLSLQATAPFLHLGAVVGLTLLAWPVADAFYRAQKRDPKVLLLLLFLGVALAIYLAPLGISSPCLMEYNQLPQKPELVGHRGAPMLAPENTLMSLQKTAECGASVFETDVMVSSDGVPFLMHDKRLGRTTNVASVFPDRAAGHSSDFSWAELKQLNAGTWFLERQPFWGSKKLSDADQREAQNQTVPSLRELLLAAAPLNLSVMFDLRQPPPNHTYHHTFVNCTLDAVLSAGVPQAMVLWLPDEERAEVQLRAPNLRQVYGYRKENTTERPLRLNLPYQDLPLTDMKLLQRDNISVNLFVVNKPWLFSLLWCAGASSVTTNACQLLQQLPHPVWLISPRTYLMIWTVSDCVSALLLLWIFFLQGKCAKEREQAVSETAVLLTKINNLLE, encoded by the exons ATGGCAGAGTCCGGCTGCTTCTCCCTGTGGGCCCGCTGCCTCCTCAGCCTGTACAGCTGCTACTGGAGGAAACACGCCAAGGAGAAAATGCCAACCAGCAAG GGTGACTGTTTCTGGTTCGGCGTCCTGGCTGTGGCCTTCCTGTTCTCGCTGGGCTGGTTGTACATCGGGCTCGTTCTGCTCAATGATCTCCACAATTTCAATGA GTTCCTGTTCCGACACTGGGGCCACTGGCTGGATTGGTCCCTGGTGCTGCTGCCCGTCGCCTCCGTGCTGGTTACGTATTCCACCCTGCTGCTG CTCTTGGCCCTATTCCTTCATCTGTGTGGGCAGCCCCTGCACCTGCACTGGCTTCACAAG GGGCTGCTGTCGCTGACTGTGCTGCTAGTGGCCGCTGCCCTGGTGGGACTGGAAATCAAGTGGCAGGAAGAATGGAAGAGCCTTCGCCTGTCCTTGCAG GCCACAGCCCCGTTTCTGCATCTGGGAGCAGTGGTTGGGCTCACCCTCCTGGCCTGGCCAGTGGCCGACGCCTTCTACAGGGCTCAGAAAAGAG ATCCCAaggtgctgctgctgctcctgttCCTTGGGGTGGCCCTGGCCATCTACCTGGCCCCCCTGGGCATCTCATCACCCTGTCTAATGGAGTACAACCAACTTCCCCAGAAGCCTGAGCTTGTAGGGCACCGGGGGGCTCCCATG CTGGCCCCCGAGAACACACTGATGTCCCTCCAGAAGACCGCCGAGTGCGGGGCTTCGGTGTTTGAGACAGACGTGATGGTCAG CTCCGACGGAGTGCCCTTCCTGATGCACGACAAACGTCTGGGGAGGACCACGAATGTGGCTTCCGTGTTCCCTGACCGAGCTGCCGGACACAGCAGTGACTTCTCCTGGGCTGAGCTGAAGCAGTTAAATGCAGGGACCTGGTTCCTGGAG AGACAGCCATTCTGGGGGTCCAAGAAGCTCTCGGATGCTGACCAGCGGGAAGCCCAGAACCAGACGGTGCCGTCGCTGAGAGAACTGCTGCTGGCAGCTGCCCCCCTCAATCTCTCCGTCATGTTTGACTTGCGCCAACCCCCACCGAACCACACGTATCACCACACTTTCGTCAACTGCACCCTGGATGCCGTGCTGAGTGCCGGGGTGCCCCAGGCCATG GTACTCTGGCTGCCGGATGAAGAACGGGCTGAGGTACAACTCCGGGCACCCAACCTTCGCCAGGTGTACGGGTATCGAAAGGAGAACACGACTGAGCGGCCCCTGCGCCTCAACCTCCCTTACCAGGACCTTCCACTGACAGACATGAA GCTCCTGCAGCGTGACAATATCTCCGTGAACCTGTTTGTGGTGAACAAGCCTTGGCTCTTCTCCCTGCTCTGGTGCGCCGGGGCTAGCTCGGTCACCACCAACGCCTGCCAGCTGCTGCAGCAGCTGCCCCATCCCGTCTGGCTCATC TCCCCCCGGACCTACCTGATGATCTGGACTGTCTCAGACTGTGTGTCTGCCCTGCTGCTCCTCTGGATCTTCTTCCTCCAGGG GAAATGtgccaaggagagagagcagGCCG TCTCAGAGACTGCGGTGCTGCTCACCAAGATCAACAACTTGCTGGAATGA